Proteins from one Paraburkholderia acidisoli genomic window:
- a CDS encoding MFS transporter, protein MTTPQANSSSAPAHGAALPLLALAVGAFGIGTTEFSPMGLLPVIAEGVHVSIPSAGMLISAYAIGVMVGAPLMTLALARWPRRKALIALMSIFTIGNLLAALAPDYTTLLLARLVTSLNHGAFFGIGSVAAASFVPRERQASAVATMFMGLTIANIGGVPAATWLGGAIGWRMSFVATAGLGVLAIAGLRYALPRGEAGAMPNLRAELAVLTRPVVLGALATTVLGAGAMFTLYTYVTPTLTELTGASPAFVTAMLVLIGVGFSIGNAAGGRLADRSLDGTLAGFLLLLIAVMLAFPVLALTHVGAAVALLVWGIATFAVVPPLQMRVMRAAHEAPGLASSVNVGAFNLGNALGAAAGGAALSNGLGYAAVPVVGALIAGAGLALVALQFVLDRRARVPSTTSPNC, encoded by the coding sequence ATGACCACCCCGCAGGCCAATTCCTCCAGCGCGCCGGCGCACGGCGCGGCCCTGCCGCTGCTCGCGCTCGCCGTGGGCGCGTTCGGCATCGGCACGACCGAGTTCTCGCCCATGGGCCTGCTGCCCGTGATCGCCGAGGGCGTGCACGTCTCGATCCCCAGCGCGGGCATGCTGATCAGCGCTTACGCGATCGGCGTGATGGTGGGCGCGCCGCTCATGACGCTGGCGCTCGCGCGCTGGCCGCGCCGCAAGGCGCTGATCGCGTTGATGAGCATCTTCACGATCGGCAACCTGCTGGCCGCGCTCGCGCCCGATTACACCACGCTGCTACTCGCGCGGCTCGTGACGAGCCTGAATCACGGCGCGTTCTTCGGCATCGGGTCGGTCGCGGCGGCGAGCTTCGTGCCGCGCGAGCGCCAGGCGAGCGCCGTGGCCACCATGTTCATGGGCCTCACGATCGCGAACATCGGCGGCGTGCCCGCGGCCACGTGGCTCGGCGGCGCGATCGGCTGGCGCATGTCGTTCGTCGCGACGGCCGGTCTCGGCGTGCTCGCCATTGCCGGTTTGCGCTACGCGCTGCCCAGGGGCGAGGCGGGCGCGATGCCGAACCTGCGCGCCGAACTCGCCGTGCTCACGCGCCCCGTCGTGCTGGGCGCGCTCGCGACCACGGTGCTCGGCGCGGGCGCGATGTTCACGCTCTACACCTACGTCACGCCCACGCTCACCGAATTGACGGGCGCCTCGCCCGCGTTCGTGACCGCCATGCTCGTGCTGATCGGCGTGGGCTTTTCGATCGGCAATGCGGCGGGCGGGCGTCTCGCGGACCGTTCGCTCGACGGCACGCTGGCGGGTTTTCTGCTGCTGCTGATCGCCGTGATGCTCGCGTTTCCGGTGCTCGCGCTCACGCATGTGGGCGCGGCCGTTGCGCTGCTCGTCTGGGGCATCGCGACCTTCGCGGTGGTGCCGCCCTTGCAGATGCGTGTGATGCGCGCGGCCCACGAAGCGCCTGGCCTCGCGTCTTCGGTGAACGTGGGCGCGTTCAATCTCGGCAATGCGCTCGGCGCGGCGGCGGGCGGCGCGGCGCTCTCGAACGGCCTCGGTTACGCGGCGGTGCCGGTGGTGGGCGCACTCATCGCGGGCGCGGGTCTCGCGCTCGTGGCGCTCCAGTTCGTGCTCGACCGGCGCGCGCGCGTGCCTTCCACCACGTCGCCGAATTGCTGA
- a CDS encoding MFS transporter gives MPTLESSPPLGASSERLTASQWRLIVLASLGGALEFYDFVVYGVFAQFIGAAFFSMLDPMMSLVMSFAVFAIGYLSRPIGGAVLSWFGDRYGRRRVFIVSVIVVSLSTIGMGLVPTYASWGLAATVTMIGLRLIQGFCLGGELPGSITYVVETVPRRAGFVCGIVFFCVNSGVLLAAIMNLVVHAALTPEQVPAYGWRIAFVFGGLIGLLGFWLRRKLEETPEFAHMKGLASKHPFAELWREHWRAVVLGVVTTAATAGYNGLLFAHMPAYLDKVLHYEPHTVAVAQNVALATASLGILVVGWLGDSIPRRLLMRAGALLLIVLALPFYAALVAHQMDLIVLMLLGGLGAALINGTFACIIADMFPTRVRFSGVAIAFNLSFTIFSGTAPLIGTWLIGKTGTTVAPAYFMIACAVLTFIGTFPLKRMSGKIVGRTAAAAAILD, from the coding sequence ATGCCCACACTCGAATCGAGCCCCCCGCTCGGTGCATCCAGCGAACGCCTCACCGCGAGCCAATGGCGGCTGATCGTGCTCGCGAGCCTCGGCGGCGCGCTGGAGTTTTACGATTTCGTCGTCTACGGCGTGTTCGCGCAGTTCATCGGCGCCGCGTTCTTCTCGATGCTCGACCCGATGATGTCGCTGGTGATGTCGTTCGCCGTGTTCGCGATCGGCTATCTCTCGCGGCCCATTGGCGGCGCGGTGCTGAGCTGGTTCGGCGACCGCTACGGGCGGCGCCGCGTGTTCATCGTCTCCGTGATCGTGGTGTCGCTCTCCACCATCGGCATGGGTCTCGTGCCGACCTACGCGAGCTGGGGTCTCGCGGCCACCGTCACGATGATCGGCCTGCGGCTGATTCAGGGCTTTTGCCTCGGCGGCGAGTTGCCCGGCTCGATCACCTACGTGGTCGAAACCGTGCCGCGCCGCGCGGGTTTCGTGTGCGGCATCGTGTTCTTCTGCGTGAATTCGGGCGTGCTGCTCGCGGCGATCATGAACCTCGTGGTGCACGCGGCGCTCACGCCCGAGCAGGTGCCCGCGTACGGCTGGCGCATCGCGTTCGTGTTCGGCGGGCTGATCGGCCTGCTCGGTTTCTGGCTGCGCCGCAAACTGGAGGAAACGCCCGAATTCGCGCACATGAAGGGTCTCGCCTCGAAGCATCCGTTCGCGGAACTGTGGCGCGAACACTGGCGCGCGGTCGTGCTGGGCGTGGTGACCACGGCGGCCACGGCGGGCTACAACGGCCTGCTGTTCGCGCACATGCCCGCGTATCTGGACAAGGTGTTGCATTACGAGCCGCACACGGTTGCCGTGGCGCAGAACGTGGCGCTCGCCACGGCGTCGCTCGGCATTCTCGTGGTGGGCTGGCTCGGCGACAGCATCCCGCGCCGTCTCCTGATGCGCGCGGGCGCCCTGCTGCTGATCGTGCTCGCGCTGCCGTTCTATGCGGCGCTCGTCGCGCACCAGATGGACCTGATCGTGCTGATGCTGCTCGGCGGGCTGGGCGCGGCGCTCATCAACGGCACCTTCGCGTGCATCATCGCCGACATGTTTCCCACGCGCGTGCGCTTCAGCGGCGTGGCGATCGCGTTCAACCTGAGCTTCACGATCTTCAGCGGCACCGCGCCGTTGATCGGCACCTGGCTCATCGGCAAGACCGGCACGACGGTCGCGCCTGCGTATTTCATGATCGCGTGCGCGGTGCTCACCTTCATCGGCACGTTTCCGCTCAAGCGGATGAGCGGCAAAATCGTGGGACGAACGGCCGCCGCTGCGGCCATTCTTGACTGA